The following coding sequences are from one Lujinxingia vulgaris window:
- a CDS encoding HD domain-containing protein, with translation MRPKLFRDPIHDIISLDLSDEAESLLFDLMRTSTVQRLRRVRQLGLASLVYQGAEHSRFAHSMGVAHIARRMVAALPIEVDTRTRQEVFAAALLHDVGHGPFSHAIEKVTGVNHEAFTRDAILDEEGEVYKILAAVDPKLPRDVARYFEPREGFDPGRQVFRDIVSSQLDADRQDYILRDGHATGVKIGVYDFERILATLKVYESKGAKGKAVRRLAVSYRAREAVEDYLIARFHMFKQVYLHKTVRAAEKMLEAVLRRAGERYAAGERWGGLDDRHPLLRLLGGEALSTREYLQVDDTDVWMMLKVWQRGEDEVLASLSEGLLNRELYKTVDLPPGDPVLVARILDRAAEVAREQGLEVDYAVLVDRARDTPYRPYDPSHPRLSAHIPVVERDGRVVPIEQGSDFVHLLGRDTYNTVRLCVPDKVRRVLLEREVGARRLVDEVE, from the coding sequence ATGCGACCGAAGTTATTTCGCGACCCGATTCACGACATCATCAGCCTGGATTTGAGCGATGAGGCCGAGAGCTTGCTCTTTGATCTGATGCGCACCTCCACGGTGCAGAGGTTGCGGCGCGTGAGGCAGCTGGGGCTGGCGTCGCTGGTGTACCAGGGGGCGGAGCATAGCCGCTTCGCGCATTCGATGGGGGTGGCGCATATCGCGAGGCGCATGGTCGCGGCCTTGCCGATCGAGGTGGATACGCGCACGCGCCAGGAGGTCTTTGCGGCGGCGCTTTTGCATGATGTGGGGCATGGGCCATTTAGCCATGCGATTGAGAAGGTCACGGGCGTCAATCACGAGGCGTTTACCCGCGATGCGATTCTCGATGAAGAGGGGGAAGTTTATAAGATTCTGGCGGCGGTGGATCCGAAACTACCCCGGGATGTGGCGAGGTATTTTGAGCCGCGGGAGGGCTTTGATCCGGGGCGGCAGGTGTTTCGGGATATCGTGAGTTCGCAGCTTGATGCGGATCGCCAGGATTATATTCTGCGCGATGGTCATGCCACGGGGGTGAAGATCGGCGTCTATGATTTTGAGCGGATTCTGGCGACGCTGAAGGTCTACGAGAGCAAGGGGGCGAAGGGGAAAGCGGTGCGCAGGCTGGCGGTGAGCTACCGGGCGCGGGAGGCGGTCGAGGATTATCTGATCGCGCGTTTTCATATGTTCAAGCAGGTGTATCTGCATAAAACGGTGCGCGCGGCCGAGAAGATGCTGGAGGCGGTGCTGCGCCGCGCTGGCGAGCGTTACGCGGCCGGGGAGCGGTGGGGAGGGCTCGATGACCGGCATCCGCTCTTGAGGTTGCTCGGTGGCGAGGCGTTGAGTACCCGGGAGTATCTGCAGGTCGATGACACCGACGTGTGGATGATGCTCAAGGTGTGGCAGCGTGGCGAGGATGAGGTGCTGGCGAGTCTGAGCGAGGGGCTGTTGAACCGGGAGCTTTATAAGACGGTGGACCTTCCGCCGGGCGACCCGGTGCTGGTGGCGCGCATCCTGGACCGCGCCGCCGAGGTGGCCCGGGAGCAGGGGCTGGAGGTGGACTATGCGGTGCTTGTGGACCGCGCTCGCGACACGCCCTATCGCCCCTACGATCCGAGTCACCCGCGGCTGAGTGCGCATATCCCGGTGGTGGAGCGGGACGGGCGCGTGGTGCCCATTGAGCAGGGCAGCGACTTTGTGCACCTGCTGGGCCGGGACACCTACAACACGGTGCGGCTGTGCGTGCCGGACAAGGTGCGGCGAGTGCTGCTGGAGCGGGAGGTGGGGGCGCGGCGGCTGGTCGATGAGGTCGAGTGA